In the Cyanobacteria bacterium FACHB-DQ100 genome, CCCGTGGTGGGACTATCTCAATCAAGAACTATTTGACCGTGAGCGTCCGTTCGTTTGGAACTTAGAGAAGTTTTGGCATACCCATCGCGTTCAGAAGCTAGAGCGCTGTTGGGAGCGATCGGAAGTTTACCTTCTGGAGCATTGCTGGCGACAGGAAACCGACGAGAAAAACACCTAATTTATAGTTCTCAACTTGTATCAGAAGTCCGGTTCTTTTGCGAAATCGGACTTCTTTTGTGTTTATGGCTGTCTCCAGCGCTTCGCGAAGTCATCCAGAACCGATTGAGGAATCTGGCTTTGCAGCCATTTCAGGGCAGCATCTTGATGGGCTGCACCCCGGTAGGACTTCGCGACGTTGATGAGGTCGATCGGGGGTGGAGAGGCGGGAGTTGGAGTTGGAATCGGAGTCGGTACTGCGGTTTTACCTGCTAGTAGCGCTGCCCAGGTTGCCACTCCAACAATGCCATCTGCCACTAGATTTTTTGCTCTTTGAAACGCAGCGACTTGCGCCTTGGTTTTTGGTCCAAAATCCCCATCGGGCGTTCCGACATCGAATCCCTGCGCTTCCAACAAATTCTGCATTTCTTGCACGACATCTCCTTCTGAGCCTTGTCTAAGGGGAATGCGACCTTTTAACAGCTTTTGTAGTCCATCTAAATTGCCATTGAATTGGTTTAAATCGACATTGCCTACAATTCCGCGCAGTGTCCCGGATTCAGAATATTGATGGAATGTCCAGCGGCTCCAGGTGACAGGAACAAAGGGTGATCGGGTGCCGAAGTTCGCAATCCAAAGCGGGTAGGCTGCAAACTGTTTAGGATTTCTAAGTTTTTCTTCCCAATAACTTGGAAATGTATAGAGAATGGGTTTGCGTCCGGTTCTGGTTTCGATAATGTCAAGCCATTGCAGCGCTCGATCGATCACTGTTGCCGCGCTTAATCCGTCGTCGATTTCTAAATCAAGCACAGCAGGCAAATCGAATGCCTCGATCGATTGCACAGTTTGCAGGAAGTTATTCGCTTGAGTAGCAGGATCTCGACCGGGGCGGAAAAAATGGTATGCACCTCGGACAATGCCGACCGATCGCATTCCTGCCCAGTTGCGCGTAAATTTATCGTCTCGGCTGGTTGCGCCCTCGGTGGCTTTGGCAAATCCATAAAACACACC is a window encoding:
- a CDS encoding peptidoglycan-binding protein, with translation MALLGIDVSTYQGDIDWATVASQGVFYGFAKATEGATSRDDKFTRNWAGMRSVGIVRGAYHFFRPGRDPATQANNFLQTVQSIEAFDLPAVLDLEIDDGLSAATVIDRALQWLDIIETRTGRKPILYTFPSYWEEKLRNPKQFAAYPLWIANFGTRSPFVPVTWSRWTFHQYSESGTLRGIVGNVDLNQFNGNLDGLQKLLKGRIPLRQGSEGDVVQEMQNLLEAQGFDVGTPDGDFGPKTKAQVAAFQRAKNLVADGIVGVATWAALLAGKTAVPTPIPTPTPASPPPIDLINVAKSYRGAAHQDAALKWLQSQIPQSVLDDFAKRWRQP